The Triticum aestivum cultivar Chinese Spring chromosome 6D, IWGSC CS RefSeq v2.1, whole genome shotgun sequence genomic sequence GGCCGCCAGGTTGGGacgcggcggacggcgaggagTGACAAATTTGTGCCACTGTTTACTTTTTTTTTAATTTCCTCTTCAATTTTTTTACCTCCTTTAATTTGTTTGCCACTCCTTTTATACTCCCCTAAATTGTGGTGGATCATAGCAACATACTCTGCTTCGGTTACACTTCTATGCAGAAACGGACAACGATCCACTCCATCACTCCTGCTCTCTGTCTGTAACTGACAACAACTTTCAGATGTATGTAAAGATGAAATCCAAAGCGAGCAGCTAGATCCCATTAAGCTCTATGTCCGCGGAGAAAAGCATACACAAATCGAATGACTCCACTTCCTTTCGCTCTCTTGATCGCAGCTACGCCGCTGCATGCAGCTGGGCACCCCTATTTCTCGCATTAAGCACCAGCCACTTTTCTATTtcgttttttcatatttttttctttttttacttttgtttatacttcaAAATATTATAAATATGTATAGTACGAAAACACTCTtcaaaaaatatttgagaaaatactGAACAAGtagttgaaaaatgttgaacaagtatttgaaaaatgttgaacaagtatttaaaaaaatgtgatcatgtatataaaaatgttgaacaacttTTTGAAAACTGTTGAATGAGTATTTGAAAAATTGTTGAAtaagtatttcaaaaaatgttaaacacgtatttgaaaaatgttgaacgagtatttagaaaatgttgatcaagcatttaaaaaatattgaataagCGTTCCGACAATGACGTGTATACACAAAATGTTGATCACTTATAAAAAAAGTTTTTGACATATacaaaaatgtagagtgaaaacgaaaacaacataagaaaaaggaaaaatggagaaacaaaatgcaaaaaagaatgaaaagacggagaagaaaaatgaaatgaaagaaaaaaaaacgaaaacgaaaaaaaaaaccaCTCAAATGGCCACAAGCAGGCCGCGCACCCTAGTATTTACGACGAAAAGGACTTGGCGAAAAGTACTTGCATTTCGTTATACCTTTTTTATTTTAATGCGCGAacgaatgggccggcccaaataCATAGAACCTTCAGCGACACTTCTCTACCGCCACGCTGAAAGCGAGAAATAGTCACTGCGCATGCAGCAGCTAGCCAATAGCAAACCAGGTTTGTCGGCCCAGCACGTACATGACAGTCCCTTGTGTGCAAGAGACGCTTATCTGGAAACGGCGCTTGCTATTGCTAGTTAAACAGATTTCTCTTTTGGTGTGGGTTGGTTAAAGACCTCTTCCAGTATGCATTCCAATGGAAACGGCATAGCTAAAAAGAAGAACACTTCCTTGTGTCCAGGGAATGCTTATCTAGAAATAGCACTAGCAGTTGCACTTGCTATTGCTAGATAGACAGAATTGTCTTTTGGTGTGCGTCAGAGTATCTCTAACCGACCCTTATAATTTAGGCCTCTATAGCCTTTTATCCTTTAACTTCTTGCATTTGCTCATCTAAAAAATTGTGGTTCCTAACCGAACTTGTAAAATTTAATTCCTTAAAAAAGAATTAACACAAATTCATTTATTTTTGGGTCATCGAGTTAAACTTCACTGCTCAATTACTCCATCAAACGACATGTTGGTCACATACTTTATCAGTTTTTTTTcaatcaaaagaaaaaaaaatacacaCTTTAATAGAATTATAGAAACACCAGTTCCTTGACTGCTCTTACTAGTCTTATCGGTTTATAAGGGATCGGTGAAAGATGCTGTTAGATAATAGACCACTCTCGTGCTCCCGCATGCATCGGCATAGTTTAAAAGAAGAGCACTTGCTTGTGTCCAAGAATGCTTATCTAGAAATTACACTGGCACGGCGGAATGCCATTCCACGATGAAACTTTGAAACCACTCAAAAATTCAACAATATTTGCCAAAGaacagatttttttgaatttttttctattaTTTCAATTTATTACTGCTTATGGCAGAGGCATCTGTTCTCGCGAGCAGCTACAGCGCCCAGACCCCAGATAGAACCCAGCAGGGATTATCCGAGAGAACATGACTGACCTAGATAATCAAGGCACGCCAACGTACCAGGCAAACTCCCGTGATTGCATTTGCATGCCGTCGACAAATGATAATCGTGCTGGCTGCCGGTTGACATTTGTCAATGCCATCGGATGGAGACATGGAGGCACCCCAGCTCAGATTGAAGTTCGGCGTCCTCAGCCTATAAATGCCCAATTTTTCGGAGGCAACCCTCACTGCAACCCAGCTGACCATCGatccatctctccagagttcaGAGACTCCACTGCAACGTGCAACCCAGCTCGATCCCCATTGATCCACCTCTCCACAGACTCCACGACGCGCGAATGGCACTGCCATCCGAGGAGGTGGTGGCCATACTCGCGCCGATCATCGTGTACTGGGTCGCCGCCGGTGTGTACACGGTGCTCGGCCGTGTACTGGCTGACCACAGGCTCCActcgagggaggaggaggaggtcaggaACCTCGTCCCCAAGCGTGTCGTGGTCCGCACCGTCCTCCTCCAGCACGTTCTCCAGGCGGCGATAGCCTTCGCAGTCTTCAACGTAAGCGCAGCGGTACCACATTCATCGATGCTAGCTACTCAGGTGTCCGTGCAACTCAACTCAAGGAAGTTAAACTGAACGCAGGTGAAGCGAGAAGATCGCCGGGTCGCCGACGCCGGCACCGGCGCCGCACCCGCCATGGCCGTCATCTGCTGCCAGTTCGTGGCTGCCATGGTGGTCCTCGACACGTGGCAGTACGGGTGGCACCGCCTGATGCACAGCAGCGGCCTGCTGTACCGCCACGTCCACTCGTGGCACCACAGGCTGGTGGCGCCGTACGCCTACGCCGCCCAGTACAACCACCCGCTGGAGGGCCTCGTACTGGACACGgccggcggcgcgctggcgctggcCGTGACGGGGATGGCGCCCCTGACGGCTGCCGCCTTCTTCTCGTTCGCGACTCTCAAGGCCGTCGACGACCACTCCGGCGTGCTTGTCCCGGGCAACCCGCTGCATCTCCTGTTCCGCAACAACACGGCCTACCACGACGTCCACCACCAGGTCCGTGGTGGCCGCTGCAACTACGCGCAGCTGTTCTTTGTGGCGTGGGACAAGCTGATGGGCACGTACGTCCCTTACGAGGTCGTCAGAGCTCGGCACGGCGGACTGGAGGCCGtgccgttgaagaagaagaagaaggcctgaCGGACGGTGCCAGGACATGATCTTCGTCAGGTCGCTGGAGCGTGAGTCAACCACAACACTAGGCAGGCACCTTTTCAGTTGCAAGGATCATGTCATTATGTCAAGTCCGTCAACGTCCGTGTGATAGTAGTAGTAAGTGCTCGTGAATCGTGACCCGGACCGGTTTGTAACAACGATTACTTTTGTCTGTCTCTCAGGAGTACTCCAGTTGTGATGTGGTGCCTGGCGTCGATCCCGACCGTGTGTAGTACTAAATTATGGCAGCCAATTAGTGTTTATTATTGTCTAAAAATAtttgcaaatgataaatcccgaacgacCGGATTTGCCATGACAAATCGAACGTTTTTTATGACAACTTTAGTTGACATGAGGATGACAAATTTAGTTGACAAGCACGGCAATTCCCTGGCAAAAAATAAACAGGACGAAATTGTCATGCTTACCAACTAAACTTGTCATCCCTCACATATATAAATTGCCACAAAAATCGTTCGATTTGCCGTGGGAAAATCCCGAGCATTCGTGGCTTATCGGCGTCCAAATTTCTCTAGTGTTAATTATGCATATGTTTTGGCTGCCGTATTTTTTGACCGAGTTCTCATTGTTATTTGGCTATTCTTTGTGGTCAAATGACAATCGAGGAGCTCTAGCAAAAAAATAGCTACCTTTTGTCAACCAACATTTGCTTTTTTCACGAGCCTTGCACACCAGATCATCCTGAGTGccaaaaaattcagagttttttggattttttttgttatttgtttcgaatttactgttcatctaGAGCATATTTACAATTTTTTCCCAAAAGCTCCTCGAGTGTCCAAACATCACAAAATTTTACATGGATCTGTGTATTTTGgatgccaaaaaaatcattttttgtgttattattttcaaatttatttttcatCAAACACAATTTACGtgggggtcaaacccggtcaacgtgTTTAGAATCTGGTTTTGGGCCAAACTTACCCGGTTTTAACACTTGAAGGACCAAATGTCTACCACAAAATCTTGAAGGGCCAAGTCTATACTTTTGGAGAACTTGAAGATCAAAAACATATTTTTCTCTAtttattactactccctccgtaccgGTGCATAAGCCATCTTACATTATGCACCACGACCAATGAGGAGGgaaaaatgagagaacttaatgtttatttgctaattaatatcaTTGTATGCgatgaactgaccactgcatgtcatgctaggtagtctcaagtcattaaaaacatacacgccccacgtTTCTTGTTGGTTGATTCCTTCAttcatgtcaagaaacaagaaacgaggtgagagttaatgcaccgcgcctaaatgttttgggattatttggttttcataagatgacttatgCACCAGTACAGAGGGAGTACTGATTTTCAAATAGTAAGCCTGAAGATTCTAGTTATCTCTCGGGACCACTTATATAATACATTTTTCAGAAATCCAGGCCATAGATAATACCTTTTCCACCGTCGCGTCCAAAAGATGGCGCACAAGTTATTGGAAAATTGATATGAGCCTCCAAGCCTGTCTAACCAAAATTTCTCAGTTAAACAGTCCAAGATCTCGAAAACCAATTCCTCGATGACCTTTTAGTTTAGCAATCTTGACTCAAGACATCCAATGAACTTCATGAGGTCTTTCTCATCTCCCAACAAAGAAATATTATTTGTGTCAAATCAGCACGAAACCCCGTGCGAAATTTTAAAAACCCACAATATAAATACAAAATAGCGAACCTATTTGATGATAATTCCATTACCTCCACACTAGAAAAAATTTCTCAATACAATCAACGTGGTGTTTAAGAAACTTATCTTCAATGCTTTAGAAATTCCCCTGCTTTCATGAGCCCCTTCGAAACTGGGAGCCCCAATTACTTATCCTCAAACCATTCCACAGAACATTTGTATGCATACAAAATTAAGCTTTGTTTGGGCTTAGGAATCGGCTGATACCCATCTCACATTTCTTCGAAGTGTGGTTAACTTCAAGTCTTGATCTAAACTGGCACGAAAGAAAATGTATTATTATGTGCTTACAAGAGATGAGATACCCCAGGCTTTGTGTACATATCCTGAACTCCGGCAAGACAAGAGACAATTTGTTACAAAAAGGAACAAATGAGGCGAGAGAAGGTCACCTTGGCGTATCCCTTGCTTAGGTCCAAAAGACTTGCACAACTGCTCACTAATCACACATTATATTTTACGGGCATAACATATTGGATGATCTAGTTTATCTAAATGGCTAAAAATTCGGAGGCATTAAGCATCATTCCAAAAGCACCAATCCACATGGTCATAGACCTTTTTTATCTCCATTAAGCGTCCCTTTTTCATCTCCCTACCAAAAGAATGATTTGCGTCAAACCATGACAAAGACCCAGACAAAATTTAGATAACCCATAATATAAGTATGAAGAGCGTAGGTGAACTATTGGATGATAattttgaagtaaatatgccctagaggcaataataaagttattatttatttccttatatcatgataaatgtttattattcatgctaaaattgtattaactggaaacataatacttgtgtgagtacatagacaaacagagtgtcactagtatgcctctacttgactagctcgttgatcaaagatggttatgtttcctagccattgacatgagttgtcatttgattaacgggatcacatcattaggagaatgatgtgattgacttgacccattgcgttagcttagcacatgatcgttttgttgggaatcgtagcataattttaaatttttcctacgctcaccaagatccatctatggagtatactagcaacggggggaaaggagtgcatctacatacccttgtagatcgcgagcggaagcgttccaatgaacgtggatgacggagtcgtactcgccgtgattcaaatcaccgatgaccgagtgccgaacggacggcacctccgcgttcaacacacgtacggtgcagcgacgtctcctccttcttgatccagcaaggggaaggagaggttgatggagatccagcagcacgacggcgtggtggtggatgtagcgggtctcggcagggcttcgccgagcttctgcgagagagagaggtgtagcaggggaggagggaggcgcccaaggctgtaattttgctgccctccctccccccctttatataggccccctgggagggggggcgccggccaagatcccatcaagggagggggcggcggccaaggggggagacttgccccccaaggcaagtggggcgccccccaccctagggtttccaaccctaggcgcaggggggaggcccatgggggcgccccagcccactaggggctggttcccttcccacttcagcccatggggccctccgggataggtggacccacccggtggacccccgggacccttccggtggtcccagtacaataccgataacccccgaaactttcccggtggccgaaacttgacttcctatatataattcttcacctccggaccattccggaactcctcgtgacgtccgggatctcatccgggactccgaacaactttcgggtttccgcatactcatatctctacaaccctagcgtcaccgaaccttaagtgtgtagaccctacgggttcgggagacatgcagacatgaccgagacgcctctccggtcaataaccaacagcgggatctggatacccacgttggctcccacatgttccacgatgatctcatcggatgaaccaNNNNNNNNNNNNNNNNNNNNNNNNNNNNNNNNNNNNNNNNNNNNNNNNNNNNNNNNNNNNNNNNNNNNNNNNNNNNNNNNNNNNNNNNNNNNNNNNNNNNNNNNNNNNNNNNNNNNNNNNNNNNNNNNNNNNNNNNNNNNNNNNNNNNNNNNNNNNNNNNNNNNNNNNNNNNNNNNNNNNNNNNNNNNNNNNNNNNNNNNNNNNNNNNNNNNNNNNNNNNNNNNNNNNNNNNNNNNNNNNNNNNNNNNNNNNNNNNNNNNNNNNNNNNNNNNNNNNNNNNNNNNNNNNNNNNNNNNNNNNNNNNNNNNNNNNNNNNNNNNNNNNNNNNNNNNNNNNNNNNNNNNNNNNNNNNNNNNNNNNNNNNNNNNNNNNNNNNNNNNNNNNNNNNNNNNNNNNNNNNNNNNNNNNNNNNNNNNNNNNNNNNNNNNNNNNNNNNNNNNNNNNNNNNNNNNNNNNNNNNNNNNNNNNNNNNNNNNNNNNNNNNNNNNNNNNNNNNNNNNNNNNNNNNNNNNNNNNNNNNNNNNNNNNNNNNNNNNNNNNNNNNNNNNNNNNNNNNNNNNNNNNNNNNNNNNNNNNNNNNNNNNNNNNNNNNNNNNNNNNNNNNNNNNNNNNNNNNNNNNNNNNNNNNNNNNNNNNNNNNNNNNNNNNNNNNNNNNNNNNNNNNNNNNNNNNNNNNNNNNNNNNNNNNNNNNNNNNNNNNNNNNNNNNNNNNNNNNNNNNNNNNNNNNNNNNNNNNNNNNNNNNNNNNNNNNNNNNNNNNNNNNNNNNNNNNNNNNNNNNNNNNNNNNNNNNNNNNNNNNNNNNNNNNNNNNNNNNNNNNNNNNNNNNNNNNNNNNNNNNNNNNNNNNNNNNNNNNNNNNNNNNNNNNNNNNNNNNNNNNNNNNNNNNNNNNNNNNNNNNNNNNNNNNNNNNNNNNNNNNNNNNNNNNNNNNNNNNNNNNNNNNNNNNNNNNNNNNNNNNNNNNNNNNNNNNNNNNNNNNNNNNNNNNNNNNNNNNNNNNNNNNNNNNNNNNNNNNNNNNNNNNNNNNNNNNNNNNNNNNNNNNNNNNNNNNNNNNNNNNNNNNNNNNNNNNNNNNNNNNNNNNNNNNNNNNNNNNNNNNNNNNNNNNNNNNNNNNNNNNNNNNNNNNNNNNNNNNNNNNNNNNNNNNNNNNNNNNNNNNNNNNNNNNNNNNNNNNNNNNNNNNNNNNNNNNNNNNNNNNNNNNNNNNNNNNNNNNNNNNNNNNNNNNNNNNNNNNNNNNNNNNNNNNNNNNNNNNNNNNNNNNNNNNNNNNNNNNNNNNNNNNNNNNNNNNNNNNNNNNNNNNNNNNNNNNNNNNNNNNNNNNNNNNNNNNNNNNNNNNNNNNNNNNNNNNNNNNNNNNNNNNNNNNNNNNNNNNNNNNNNNNNNNNNNNNNNNNNNNNNNNNNNNNNNNNNNNNNNNNNNNNNNNNNNNNNNNNNNNNNNNNNNNNNNNNNNNNNNNNNNNNNNNNNNNNNNNNNNNNNNNNNNNNNNNNNNNNNNNNNNNNNNNNNNNNNNNNNNNNNNNNNNNNNNNNNNNNNNNNNNNNNNNNNNNNNNNNNNNNNNNNNNNNNNNNNNNNNNNNNNNNNNNNNNNNNNNNNNNNNNNNNNNNNNNNNNNNNNNNNNNNNNNNNNNNNNNNNNNNNNNNNNNNNNNNNNNNNNNNNNNNNNNNNNNNNNNNNNNNNNNNNNNNNNNNNNNNNNNNNNNNNNNNNNNNNNNNNNNNNNNNNNNNNNNNNNNNNNNNNNNNNNNNNNNNNNNNNNNNNNNNNNNNNNNNNNNNNNNNNNNNNNNNNNNNNNNNNNNNNNNNNNNNNNNNNNNNNNNNNNNNNNNNNNNNNNNNNNNNNNNNNNNNNNNNNNNNNNNNNNNNNNNNNNNNNNNNNNNNNNNNNNNNNNNNNNNNNNNNNNNNNNNNNNNNNNNNNNNNNNNNNNNNNNNNNNNNNNNNNNNNNNNNNNNNNNNNNNNNNNNNNNNNNNNNNNNNNNNNNNNNNNNNcatgccgggattactttggtaccttcctaccaaactcacggcaaggtttacatcaggtctggtacacagcatggcatacataatagaccctatggccgaggcataggggatgacactcatcttttctctatcttctgccgtggtcgggcattgagccgtgctcaattgcacaccttgcaatacaggcaagaaccccttcttggactgatccatattgaacttcttcaatatcttgtcaaggtatgtactctgtgaaagaccaatgaggcgtcttgatctatctctatagatcttgatgcctaatatataagcagcttctccaaggtccttcattgaaaaacacttattcaaataggcctttatactttccaagaattctatatcatttcccatcaatagtatgtcatccacatataatatgagaaatgctacagagctcccactcactttcttgtacacacagccttctccataagtctgtgtaaacccaaacgctttgatcatctcatcaaagcgaatgttccaactccgagatgcttgcaccagcccatagattgagcgctggagcttgcatactttgttagcattcttaggatcgacaaaaccttccggctgcatcatatacaactcttccttgaggaagccgttaaggaatgccgttttgacgtccatctgccatatctcataatcatagtatgcggcaattgctaacatgattcggatggacttcagcttcgctacgggtgagaaagtctcatcgtagtcaaccccttgaacttgtcgataacccttagcgacaagtcgagccttatagatggtcacattaccatccgcgtctgtcttcttcttaaagatccatttgttttctatggctcgccgatcatcgggcaagtcagtcaaagtccatacttcgttttcatacatggatcctatctcggatttcatggcttctagccatttgtcagaatccgggcccgccatcgcttcttcatagttcgaaggttcaccgttgtctaacaacatgatttccaggacagggttgccgtaccactctggtgcggaacgtgtccttgtggacctacgaagttcagtagtaacttgatccgaagcttcatgatcatcatcattaacttcctccccagtcggtgtaggcaccacaggaacattttcccgcgctgcgctactttccagttcggaaggggtgactatcacctcatcaagttccactttcctcccactcaattctttcgagagaaactccttctccagaaaggacccgttcttggcaacgaagatcttgccttcggatctgaggtagaaggtatacccaatagtttccttagggtatcctatgaagacgcatttctctgacttgggttcgagcttttcaggttgaagtttcttgacacaagcatcgcatccccaaacttttagaaacgacagcttaggtttcttcccaaaccataattcatacggtgtcgtctcaatggatttcgacggagccctatttaaagtgaatgcggcagtttttaaagcatagccccaaaatgagagcggtaaattggtaagagacatcatagatcgcaccatatccaatagagtgcgattacgacgttcggacacaccgtttctctgaggtgttccaggcggcgtgagttgtgaaactatcccacatttccttaagtgtgtaccaaactcgtgacttaaatattctccaccacgatctgatcgtaagaattttattttcctgtcacgttgattctcaacctcactctgaaattccttgaacttttcaaaggtttcagacttgtgtttcattaggtagacatacccatatctacttaagtcatcagtgagagtgagaacataacgatatcctccgcgagcctcaacactcattggaccgcacacatcggtatgtatgatttccaataagttggttgctcgctccattgttccggagaacggagtcttggtcatcttacccatgaggcatggttcgcacgtgtcaaatgattcgtaatcaagagactccaaatgtccatctgcatggagcttcttcatgcgcttgacaccaatgtgaccaaggcggcagtgccacaagtatgtgggactatcgttatcaactttacatattttggtattcacactatgaatatgtgtaacatcacgttcgagattcatcaagaataaaccattgaccagcggggcatgaccataaaacatatctctcatataaatagaacaaccattattctcggatttaaatgagtagccatctcgaattaaacgagatccagatacaatgttcatgctcaaagctggcactaaataacaattattgaggttcaaaactaatcccgtaggtagatgcagaggtagcgtgccgacagcgatcacatcgaccttggaaccattcccggcgcgcatcgtcacctcgtccttcgccagtctccgtttattccgtagttcctgttttgagttacaaatatgagcaaccgcaccggtatcaaatacccaggagctactacgagtactggcaaggtacacatcaattacatgtatatcacatatacctttggtcttgccggccttcttgtccgctaagtatttggggcagttccgcttccagtgaccacttcccttgcaataaaagcactcagtctcaggcttgggtccattcttcgacttcttcccagtaactggcttaccgggcgcggcaactcccttgccgtccttcttgaagttcttcttacccttgcccttcttgaacttagtggttttattcaccatcaacacttgatgttcttttctgatctccacctccgctgatttcagcattgaatatacctcaagaatggtcttttccatcccctgcatattgaagttcatcacaaagctcttgtagcttggtggaagcgactgaaggattctgtcaatgaccgcatcatccgggagattaactcccagctgagacaagcggttgtgcaacccagacattctgagtatgtgctcactaacagaactattctcctccattttacagctgaagaacttgtcggagacttcatatctctcgacccgggcatgagcttggaaaaccattttcagctcctcgaacatctcatatgctccatgtttctcaaaacgcttttggagacccggttctaagctgtaaagcatgccgcactgaacgagggagtaatcatcagcacgctgctgccaagcgttcataacgtcttggttctctgggattggtgcttcacctagcggtgcttctaggacataatctttcttggctgctatgaggatgatcctcaggttccggacccagtccgtatagttgctgccatcatctttcagcttggttttctctaggaacgcgttgaaattgaggacaacgtgggccatttgatctacaagacatagtgtaaagattttagactaagttcatgataattaagttcatctaatcaaattatttaatgaactcccactcagatagacatccctctagtcatctaagtgaaacatgatccgaattcaactaggccgtgtccgatcatcacgtgagacggactagtcaagatcggtgaacatctccatgttgatcgtatcttctatacgactcatgctcgacctttcggtcctccgtgttccgaggccatgtctgtacatgctaggctcatcaagtcaacctaagtgtattgcgtgtgttccgaggccatgtctgtacatgctaggctcgtcaacacccgttgtattcgaacgttagaatctatcacacccgatcatcacgtggtgcttcgaaacaacgaaccttcgcaacggtgcacagttagggggaacacttttcttgaaattatcataagggatcatcttacttactaccgtcgttctaagcaaataagatgcaaaacatgataaacatcacatgcaatcaaatagtgacatgatatggccaatatcattatgctcctttgatctccatcttcggggcaccatgatcatcttcgtcaccggcatgacaccatgatctccatcattgtgtcttcatgaagtcgtcacgccaacgattacttctacttctatggctaacgcgtttagcaacaaagtaaagtaatttacatggcgttattcaatgataCGCAGGTCatccaaaataataaagacaactcctatggctcctgccggttgtcatactcatcgacatgcaagtcgtgattcctattacaagaatatgatcaatctcatacatcacatatatcattcatcacatcttctggccatatcacatcacatagcacttgctgcaaaaacaagttagacgtcctctaattgttgttgcaagtttttacatggtttgtataggtttctagcaagaacgtttcttacctacgtaaaaccacaacgtgatttgccaatttctatttacccttcataaggacccttttcatcgaatccgttccgactaaagtaggagagacagacacccgctagccaccttatgcaactagtgcatgtcagtcggtggaacctgtctcacgtaagcgtacgtgtaaggtcggtccgggccgcttcatcctacaataccgccgaaacaagatacgactagtagcggcaagaagaattggcaac encodes the following:
- the LOC123142876 gene encoding sphinganine C4-monooxygenase 1-like, whose amino-acid sequence is MALPSEEVVAILAPIIVYWVAAGVYTVLGRVLADHRLHSREEEEVRNLVPKRVVVRTVLLQHVLQAAIAFAVFNVKREDRRVADAGTGAAPAMAVICCQFVAAMVVLDTWQYGWHRLMHSSGLLYRHVHSWHHRLVAPYAYAAQYNHPLEGLVLDTAGGALALAVTGMAPLTAAAFFSFATLKAVDDHSGVLVPGNPLHLLFRNNTAYHDVHHQVRGGRCNYAQLFFVAWDKLMGTYVPYEVVRARHGGLEAVPLKKKKKA